In a genomic window of Syntrophobacterales bacterium:
- the secA gene encoding preprotein translocase subunit SecA, translated as MLGLVLKKIFGSKNEREIKRLSLILDEVNRLEPSIKALSDEELKAKTPYFKQKLESGAELADIMVEAFAVAREASWRTLGMRPFDVQIIGGLTLHEGKIAEMKTGEGKTLAATLPIYLNALTGKGVHLVTVNDYLAQRDAAWMGPIYNFLGMNVGVIVHGMDDVERRAAYHSDITYGTNNEFGFDYLRDNMKFNIEEFVQRDFNYAIVDEVDSILIDEARTPLIISGPSEESTDKYARVNGIIPSLRKEKDYVVDEKSRTVVLTEEGVASVEHSLKVENLYEPANIDLLHHVNQALRAHTLFKRDVDYLVKDGKVVIVDEFTGRVMPGRRYSDGLHQALEAKEHVTIEQENQTMASITFQNYFRMYEKLAGMTGTADTEAEEFSKIYNLEVLVIPTNMPMIREDFSDVIYKTEKEKFNAVIEEIKDLHEAKRPVLVGTISIEKSELLSKYLTRTGIKHHVLNAKNHEREAEIVAQAGQPGQVTISTNMAGRGTDIKLGEGVAELGGLHILGTERHESRRIDNQLRGRSGRQGDMGSSRFYLSLEDDLLRIFGAERISGVMERIGMEEGEPIEHKLISRAIENAQKRVEGQNFDIRKHLLEYDDVMNRQRQVIYEQRKRVLKGETLREDIKQMIREIADEMAPVYIDEKSHPEEWNLGGFDDEIFHRFGLKLDLAETGREAGPEALQGMLVGALEEHLKKKENDFGESLMDYLMRVIMLQAIDSQWKDHLLAMDHLKEGIGLRGYGQKDPVREYQKEGYDMFMEMIGRIKYESVEKLCLVQVRREEEVERIEAKQRRNYRLSRGEDEAQAAAPIKRSKPKIGRNDPCPCGSGKKYKNCCGRG; from the coding sequence ATGCTTGGTCTGGTTCTGAAAAAAATTTTCGGCAGCAAGAATGAAAGGGAGATAAAGCGGCTTTCGCTTATCCTGGATGAGGTAAACCGCCTCGAACCGTCGATCAAGGCCTTGAGCGATGAGGAGCTGAAAGCCAAGACCCCTTATTTCAAACAAAAGCTGGAAAGCGGGGCGGAGCTCGCAGACATTATGGTCGAGGCTTTTGCCGTCGCGCGCGAGGCTTCCTGGCGGACGCTCGGTATGCGGCCCTTTGATGTCCAGATTATCGGGGGACTGACGCTGCACGAGGGGAAGATTGCCGAGATGAAAACCGGCGAGGGAAAGACGCTGGCCGCGACTCTCCCCATTTACCTGAACGCCTTGACGGGCAAGGGTGTTCACCTGGTTACGGTCAACGACTACCTTGCCCAGCGGGATGCGGCCTGGATGGGGCCGATCTACAACTTCCTGGGTATGAACGTGGGCGTAATCGTCCACGGAATGGACGACGTCGAGCGCCGCGCCGCCTATCATTCAGATATCACTTACGGAACAAACAATGAGTTCGGGTTTGACTACCTGCGCGACAACATGAAGTTCAACATCGAGGAGTTTGTGCAGAGGGATTTTAACTACGCCATTGTTGACGAGGTGGACAGCATCCTGATCGATGAGGCGAGAACGCCGCTGATCATCTCCGGACCCTCGGAGGAATCTACCGATAAATATGCGCGGGTAAACGGGATAATCCCCAGCCTGCGCAAGGAAAAGGATTATGTCGTTGACGAAAAGAGCCGCACGGTCGTGCTCACGGAAGAGGGGGTGGCCAGCGTCGAGCATAGTCTCAAGGTGGAGAATCTCTACGAACCGGCAAATATAGACCTGCTGCACCATGTCAACCAGGCGCTGCGCGCCCACACCCTTTTCAAGCGGGATGTTGACTATCTGGTAAAGGACGGAAAGGTTGTCATAGTCGATGAGTTTACCGGCCGGGTAATGCCGGGAAGGAGATACAGCGACGGACTCCATCAGGCGCTCGAGGCCAAGGAACATGTAACGATCGAGCAGGAAAACCAGACAATGGCGTCGATCACCTTCCAGAATTATTTCCGCATGTATGAAAAACTGGCGGGCATGACCGGGACGGCGGACACCGAGGCGGAAGAGTTCAGCAAGATTTATAATCTGGAGGTTCTTGTCATCCCGACTAATATGCCGATGATCCGCGAGGATTTCTCCGATGTCATCTACAAGACGGAAAAAGAGAAGTTTAATGCTGTCATAGAAGAAATAAAGGATCTGCATGAAGCAAAAAGGCCCGTTCTGGTCGGGACAATTTCCATTGAAAAATCGGAATTGCTCAGCAAGTACCTCACCCGTACCGGCATCAAGCACCATGTTCTCAACGCGAAGAACCATGAGCGGGAGGCGGAAATCGTCGCTCAGGCCGGGCAGCCGGGACAGGTAACCATTTCGACCAATATGGCAGGAAGAGGCACCGACATCAAGCTGGGCGAAGGCGTCGCCGAGCTGGGCGGTCTCCATATCCTGGGGACGGAAAGACACGAAAGCCGCCGGATAGACAATCAGCTCCGGGGACGTTCCGGACGGCAGGGCGACATGGGTTCTTCGCGCTTCTATTTGTCGCTGGAAGATGATCTGCTCCGGATTTTCGGCGCCGAGCGGATCTCCGGCGTTATGGAGCGGATAGGGATGGAAGAGGGGGAGCCTATCGAACACAAGCTCATTTCCAGGGCGATCGAAAACGCCCAGAAACGTGTCGAGGGTCAGAATTTTGATATCCGCAAGCATTTGCTGGAATATGATGACGTGATGAACCGACAGCGCCAGGTGATCTACGAGCAGCGCAAAAGGGTGCTCAAGGGCGAGACGCTCCGGGAAGACATCAAGCAGATGATCCGGGAGATCGCCGATGAGATGGCCCCGGTTTACATCGATGAAAAGAGTCATCCGGAAGAGTGGAATCTGGGAGGATTCGACGACGAAATCTTCCACCGTTTCGGGCTGAAGCTTGATTTGGCGGAAACCGGCAGGGAAGCGGGACCGGAGGCGCTGCAGGGGATGCTTGTTGGGGCTCTCGAAGAACATCTGAAAAAAAAGGAGAACGATTTCGGCGAGTCCCTGATGGATTATCTGATGCGGGTGATCATGCTGCAGGCGATTGATTCCCAGTGGAAGGATCATCTGCTGGCGATGGATCACCTGAAAGAGGGAATAGGGCTCAGGGGCTACGGCCAGAAGGATCCGGTGCGGGAGTATCAGAAAGAGGGATACGACATGTTCATGGAGATGATCGGTCGGATCAAGTATGAAAGCGTCGAGAAGCTCTGCCTGGTGCAGGTCCGCCGCGAGGAAGAGGTAGAGCGGATCGAGGCAAAACAGCGCCGGAACTACAGGCTTTCCCGGGGCGAGGATGAAGCGCAGGCCGCCGCTCCCATCAAAAGAAGCAAGCCGAAAATCGGGCGCAATGACCCGTGTCCTTGCGGCAGCGGCAAAAAATACAAGAATTGCTGCGGCAGGGGCTGA